Genomic DNA from Peribacillus simplex NBRC 15720 = DSM 1321:
TGACTGATATGGAAGGCAAAGAGCATAAACTTTCCGATTACAAGGGAAAAGGCGTCTTCCTGAATTTTTGGGGTACATATTGCAAGCCGTGTGAATATGAAATGCCTTATATGGAAAATCAATATAAAAACTTTAAAGATCAGGGCGTTGAAATATTGGCGGTTAATGTCGGGGAATCTGACTATGCTGTCAATAATTTCATTACAAAGCATGATCTAACCTTTCCTGTCATGATCGATAAAGGTAGGGAAGTGGAAAATGCTTATCGCGTGGATATATTGCCTGTCACCTTTTTGGTTGATAAAGAGGGGAAAGTGATAGATACCATCACCGGAGCTTTGACAGAAGAGAGCATCCA
This window encodes:
- the resA gene encoding thiol-disulfide oxidoreductase ResA — protein: MDKKKRRLISRTIILLLLGAALVFALYTNFTKDKNESLRKGSDAPNFVLTDMEGKEHKLSDYKGKGVFLNFWGTYCKPCEYEMPYMENQYKNFKDQGVEILAVNVGESDYAVNNFITKHDLTFPVMIDKGREVENAYRVDILPVTFLVDKEGKVIDTITGALTEESIQKHMERIKP